A genomic window from bacterium includes:
- a CDS encoding TonB-dependent receptor gives MRPFRRLLGVLIALAFALTLAHAQGQLSGTVKDRETGLPLTACAVSSGSYGTTTDSLGRYALTLPFGSLDVTFRYVGYVPLTRRISLTDRHPTARLDIRLASSVLTMREVTVEQSQPDETPTVQKMEPTDVRNMPTVYNDVLRSIQILPGASANNELSSAYNVRGGNYDENLIYLNGYEINRPYLLRQGVEESQSLLNSDMTDRLNFYGGAFPATLGDKMSSALEVDYVREHPRGLGGVLRADLLGQGLTLHQHAGKLDWSIGGRYSNPNLLVSSLQTSGTYRPSFLDGQLFANYLLPGRSRVELFALSASNRFDLIPKEWEGNFTGINYQDVRAVDIVYRGQRSYTWRSSLAGLKYEKVFGPRTRLSLAGAYLYSTEAENTDLSADVFYNPYAWEHGAGYYLKSRIERNHNRLALNTLQFLPALHHTAGAHSLVAGLDLRAVTMQSHINEFLQDYGDSTVQDSPVTALSNHSPKLNSGSAYVQDVIALAPYLRLDLGLRATRYGYTKETLISPRGGIYFNPTASSTLSLAAGVYYQPPFYYELSRLPDTVRTLKSQRAIHLLAGWEHQTERGLVVRTEVFYKKLDNLIPYTLDGLRILYTDQNSARGYAYGTDILLHGELTQHLNSWISYGFLNTKERDAAAGSQYRRRLLDQTHTLRLFLQDQMPEHPNVQVHNRMLFGSGYLYHPQIMTQDAAGHTVAVTDYTQTRTFPMYFRADVGFSIRWKSVKHGETILIVEVLNAFNRANVSGFSFFPIFPSDPAPQKIPEVLSGRFFNFGVEYHLN, from the coding sequence ATGAGACCGTTCCGCCGCTTGCTTGGCGTACTGATCGCTCTTGCTTTCGCACTGACACTGGCTCATGCTCAAGGTCAGTTGTCCGGAACCGTGAAGGACCGCGAGACCGGATTGCCGCTGACCGCCTGTGCCGTATCCTCCGGCAGCTATGGCACCACTACGGACAGCCTTGGCCGCTACGCGTTAACACTCCCCTTCGGCAGTTTGGATGTCACTTTCCGCTACGTGGGCTACGTTCCCCTCACCCGCCGCATTTCTCTCACAGATCGCCACCCCACCGCCCGTCTCGATATTCGTCTGGCCTCCAGCGTGCTCACCATGCGGGAAGTCACGGTCGAACAGTCCCAGCCCGATGAAACCCCTACCGTGCAGAAGATGGAGCCCACGGATGTGCGCAACATGCCCACCGTCTACAACGATGTGCTGCGCAGCATCCAGATTCTCCCCGGAGCCTCCGCCAACAACGAACTCTCCAGCGCCTACAATGTGCGCGGCGGCAACTACGATGAGAATCTGATCTATCTCAACGGCTATGAGATCAACCGCCCCTATCTGCTGCGGCAAGGTGTGGAAGAGAGTCAGTCGCTGCTCAATTCCGATATGACCGACCGCCTCAATTTCTACGGCGGCGCCTTTCCGGCAACCCTTGGCGACAAAATGTCCTCCGCGCTCGAAGTGGACTACGTGCGGGAGCATCCCCGGGGCTTGGGCGGCGTACTGCGCGCTGATCTTTTGGGGCAGGGATTGACCCTTCATCAACATGCGGGCAAGCTCGACTGGAGCATCGGCGGGCGCTATTCCAATCCCAATCTGCTGGTGAGCAGTCTGCAAACCAGCGGCACCTATCGCCCGAGTTTTCTCGATGGACAACTGTTCGCGAACTATCTGCTCCCCGGCCGCAGCCGCGTGGAGCTGTTTGCGCTCAGCGCGTCCAACCGCTTCGATCTCATCCCCAAAGAGTGGGAAGGCAACTTTACCGGGATCAACTATCAGGATGTGCGCGCCGTAGACATCGTCTATCGTGGGCAACGCAGCTACACATGGCGCAGTTCCCTTGCCGGGCTGAAATACGAGAAAGTCTTTGGCCCGCGTACCCGGTTATCGCTGGCCGGAGCCTACCTGTACAGCACCGAAGCGGAGAACACCGATCTTTCCGCCGATGTGTTCTATAATCCGTATGCCTGGGAGCACGGCGCCGGATATTATCTTAAGAGCCGCATCGAGCGCAACCACAACCGCCTCGCGCTGAATACTCTCCAATTCCTGCCTGCGCTGCATCACACCGCCGGCGCGCATTCGTTGGTCGCCGGACTGGATCTGCGGGCAGTGACTATGCAGAGCCATATCAACGAGTTTTTGCAGGACTACGGAGACAGCACCGTGCAGGACTCTCCCGTCACTGCTCTGAGCAACCACTCGCCCAAGCTGAATTCCGGCTCGGCCTATGTGCAGGATGTGATCGCCCTTGCGCCCTATCTGCGGCTCGATCTTGGATTGCGCGCGACGCGTTACGGCTACACGAAGGAGACCCTGATTAGCCCGCGCGGCGGCATCTACTTCAATCCTACCGCCTCCAGCACTCTGAGTCTTGCCGCCGGAGTCTATTATCAGCCGCCATTCTACTATGAACTCAGCCGCCTGCCGGATACCGTCCGGACGCTCAAATCCCAGCGGGCCATTCACCTTCTGGCAGGCTGGGAGCATCAGACCGAGCGCGGTCTCGTGGTGCGCACCGAAGTGTTCTACAAAAAGCTCGACAACCTGATTCCCTACACTCTCGACGGGCTGCGGATTCTGTACACCGATCAGAACAGCGCCCGCGGCTATGCCTACGGCACCGACATTCTGCTGCATGGCGAGCTGACTCAGCATCTCAACAGTTGGATCAGCTACGGCTTCCTGAATACCAAAGAGCGCGACGCGGCAGCCGGTTCGCAATACCGCCGCCGTCTGCTTGATCAGACGCACACTCTGCGGCTCTTTTTGCAGGACCAGATGCCCGAGCATCCCAATGTGCAGGTGCACAATCGCATGCTGTTCGGCAGCGGTTATCTGTATCATCCGCAGATCATGACGCAGGATGCTGCCGGGCACACGGTTGCGGTTACCGACTACACTCAAACCCGCACCTTCCCCATGTATTTCCGCGCCGATGTCGGCTTTTCGATCCGCTGGAAGTCTGTCAAGCATGGGGAAACCATTCTCATTGTCGAAGTGCTCAACGCCTTTAACCGCGCCAACGTCTCAGGCTTCTCCTTCTTCCCCATCTTTCCCAGTGACCCCGCCCCTCAAAAGATCCCCGAAGTTCTTTCTGGCCGCTTTTTCAACTTCGGCGTCGAGTACCATCTGAACTAA
- a CDS encoding glycosyltransferase family 9 protein, producing the protein MAMDAPPMEDPQSILIIDTAWLGDAVLTTSLVGSVKTHWPAAKLHVLVSPRGQAVLSGHPMIDNLWVFDKRGKDRGLFGLLRLASGLRQVGFNLILNAHPSFRSRILTCLTGAPERVGYSGFGANWCFTKHIAYDPAAEPDHIGRRNALLQLVTGPWPAEPPFVPVLPESAAWSADFLHRHQAMGKPLLGLIPGTAWETKRWPLESYSELAAHWIQERDGAVLVFGGTAERDMVTGLCQFNLQRIIPVIQEPLPNVAALLHACTSVVGGDTGVMFLAAAVQKPQVLALHGCTQRNHPFIPPSRAITAGVPCCIDRAGHGAHRCKWQEGYSWCMSQIPVERVWNALEENAEMLKI; encoded by the coding sequence ATGGCTATGGATGCACCGCCGATGGAAGACCCGCAAAGCATCCTGATCATCGACACGGCCTGGCTCGGCGATGCTGTGCTCACGACATCCCTCGTGGGCTCGGTTAAAACGCACTGGCCTGCCGCAAAGTTGCATGTCCTCGTGTCCCCCCGCGGCCAGGCGGTTTTGAGCGGACACCCTATGATAGACAATTTGTGGGTCTTTGACAAGCGCGGAAAGGACCGCGGACTTTTTGGTCTGCTGCGTCTGGCGTCAGGGCTGCGGCAAGTCGGCTTTAACTTGATCTTGAATGCTCATCCTTCCTTTCGCAGCCGCATCTTAACATGCCTCACTGGAGCGCCCGAGCGCGTCGGGTACAGCGGCTTCGGCGCAAATTGGTGCTTTACGAAGCATATTGCTTACGATCCAGCGGCTGAACCCGATCACATCGGGAGGCGTAATGCCCTCTTGCAGCTCGTTACCGGGCCGTGGCCCGCAGAGCCACCCTTTGTGCCTGTCTTGCCGGAAAGCGCAGCGTGGAGCGCGGATTTCCTGCATCGGCACCAAGCGATGGGCAAGCCGCTATTGGGGCTGATTCCCGGCACAGCATGGGAGACCAAGCGCTGGCCACTGGAGAGCTACTCTGAACTGGCCGCGCACTGGATTCAGGAGCGCGACGGTGCAGTGCTTGTCTTTGGCGGGACCGCAGAGCGCGATATGGTAACCGGCCTGTGCCAGTTCAATCTCCAGCGCATCATCCCGGTCATCCAGGAACCCTTGCCCAATGTGGCTGCTCTGCTTCATGCCTGTACGTCCGTCGTCGGCGGCGACACCGGCGTGATGTTTCTGGCGGCGGCGGTTCAGAAGCCGCAGGTCTTGGCGTTGCACGGCTGCACACAGCGCAATCATCCCTTTATCCCTCCCAGCCGCGCGATAACCGCCGGCGTCCCCTGCTGCATTGACCGCGCCGGCCACGGTGCGCACCGCTGCAAATGGCAGGAAGGTTATTCGTGGTGTATGTCCCAAATCCCCGTTGAGCGCGTATGGAACGCACTTGAAGAAAACGCTGAAATGCTGAAAATCTGA
- a CDS encoding lysophospholipid acyltransferase family protein has translation MNRKRKVLDICALDIPVELPLFTRNLTKISFRVHTSLSHRLQYSLLVLFSLVLRALPRKFRSFLGAALGQCIHFLGIRRHVTEANLASAFPTLPKRGIRTMSSRVYRHFGRVAVSFVSIPGLLKADVGKWIYVEGFDVLTKTLEGGKGGLFVSGHLGNWEIMGGIVARCGFPVTFVVTTQSNKMVEELIDRYRIKAGVEIIKRRDAVRGVLSALKRNRLVAILIDQDAHEDGAFVPFFGKLASTPRGPAVFHLRTGSPLIFAHSIRLPGDRYRIRLTPVNTHGLDDADTVTAHLTTMLEQAVRETPEQWLWMHRRWKTRKAS, from the coding sequence TTGAATCGAAAACGCAAGGTTCTCGACATATGCGCCCTTGACATTCCAGTAGAATTGCCTTTATTTACACGCAACTTGACAAAAATCAGTTTCCGCGTGCATACCTCTCTTTCCCACCGCCTCCAGTATTCCCTTCTTGTCCTTTTTTCGCTTGTCCTTCGTGCCTTGCCGCGAAAATTTCGCAGTTTTCTCGGAGCAGCCCTCGGACAATGTATTCATTTTCTTGGAATTCGGAGGCACGTCACCGAGGCCAACCTCGCCTCAGCATTTCCAACCCTTCCAAAGAGAGGCATCCGCACCATGTCCTCTCGCGTCTATCGGCACTTTGGCCGGGTCGCTGTCAGCTTTGTCTCCATCCCCGGCCTGTTGAAGGCCGATGTTGGCAAATGGATCTATGTCGAGGGCTTCGATGTTCTCACTAAGACGCTTGAAGGCGGTAAAGGAGGCTTATTTGTCTCCGGTCACCTGGGAAACTGGGAAATCATGGGTGGAATCGTTGCTCGTTGCGGGTTTCCGGTAACGTTTGTTGTGACGACACAGAGCAACAAAATGGTCGAAGAACTGATAGATCGCTACCGCATCAAAGCGGGTGTGGAAATTATCAAGCGTCGCGACGCCGTGCGCGGGGTTCTGTCGGCACTCAAACGCAACCGGCTTGTGGCGATTTTGATTGATCAGGACGCCCATGAAGACGGTGCCTTCGTCCCCTTCTTCGGCAAGCTGGCTTCCACCCCTCGCGGTCCCGCCGTCTTTCACCTGCGCACAGGTTCGCCTCTCATATTCGCCCACAGCATTCGCCTGCCGGGCGACCGCTACCGCATCCGGCTCACGCCGGTAAACACTCACGGCCTCGACGACGCGGACACAGTAACCGCCCACCTGACCACTATGCTCGAACAAGCCGTTCGGGAGACGCCTGAACAATGGCTATGGATGCACCGCCGATGGAAGACCCGCAAAGCATCCTGA
- the rsmB gene encoding 16S rRNA (cytosine(967)-C(5))-methyltransferase RsmB: MSTPVQVAVTSRGVAADALAELERDTEFADDLISRHLVNSGLRGSDRALAADLFWGSIRWRGRLDAVIAPAFHGDYGRAQPLIRVLLRMGAYQLFCQDRIPDHAAVSQTVEIAVNRLNKSAAGLINAILRRLARERERWDQAPEGSDELGKLAFLNSHPRWIVRELATRFGNEELAKVLEANNTRVPLTVVVNRMRYTDDEFVRFLRSRALRYEPSALLDGYYRLSTTALFQLQPLLDAGQITVQDESAGMAVQLMDPQPGERVLDLCAAPGGKLLAIYQMMKGEGQIVAVDVSDDRVNRLMENIQRVEATNVEVHTADAREFSAEPFDRVLVDVPCSGLGLLRKHPDVRWRRKSHHLPMQRKLQQEIITHAAELVKPGGILVYSTCSILPSENSEIVNTFLRSYPEFHKEDARGFVPEAVVGEHGDVETFTHIHNTDGAYAARMRRFSSSS; the protein is encoded by the coding sequence ATGTCTACCCCTGTACAAGTAGCGGTAACGTCAAGGGGTGTAGCGGCCGATGCGTTGGCCGAACTTGAGAGAGACACTGAATTTGCGGATGACCTGATCTCTCGACACCTCGTTAATTCTGGTCTTAGAGGCAGTGATCGGGCTCTGGCGGCGGATCTTTTCTGGGGTTCGATCAGATGGAGAGGCCGCCTCGACGCGGTGATTGCACCTGCCTTCCACGGTGACTACGGACGGGCCCAGCCCCTCATCCGGGTTTTGTTGCGCATGGGCGCCTATCAGCTTTTCTGCCAGGACCGGATTCCCGACCATGCGGCCGTGAGCCAGACGGTCGAGATCGCGGTGAACCGGCTGAACAAGTCGGCGGCGGGGTTGATTAATGCCATCCTGCGCCGATTGGCGCGGGAGCGCGAACGATGGGACCAGGCGCCCGAAGGCTCGGACGAACTGGGCAAGCTGGCCTTTCTGAATTCCCATCCGCGCTGGATCGTACGTGAACTGGCTACGCGCTTCGGCAACGAAGAACTGGCCAAAGTGCTGGAAGCCAACAATACGCGCGTGCCGCTGACGGTGGTGGTCAATCGTATGCGCTATACGGACGATGAGTTCGTGCGCTTCCTGCGCTCCCGGGCGCTGCGCTATGAACCCTCGGCCTTACTCGATGGCTACTATCGGCTCTCCACGACGGCGCTGTTCCAGCTTCAGCCTTTGCTGGATGCCGGACAGATTACCGTGCAGGACGAGAGCGCGGGCATGGCCGTGCAACTGATGGATCCACAGCCCGGAGAACGCGTGCTCGATCTGTGCGCGGCTCCCGGAGGAAAGCTGCTTGCCATCTATCAGATGATGAAAGGCGAGGGGCAGATCGTGGCGGTGGATGTCTCCGATGACCGCGTGAACCGGCTCATGGAGAACATTCAGCGTGTGGAAGCAACCAATGTCGAAGTGCATACCGCGGATGCGCGCGAGTTTTCCGCCGAGCCCTTCGACCGTGTGCTGGTGGATGTTCCGTGCTCCGGCCTCGGGCTGCTGCGCAAGCATCCGGATGTGAGGTGGCGGCGCAAGAGCCACCATCTGCCCATGCAGCGCAAGCTTCAGCAGGAGATTATCACGCACGCCGCGGAACTCGTCAAGCCCGGCGGCATTCTGGTCTACTCGACGTGCAGTATCTTACCCTCCGAGAACTCCGAGATCGTCAACACCTTCTTGAGGTCCTATCCTGAGTTCCACAAAGAGGACGCGCGCGGCTTCGTACCCGAGGCGGTGGTGGGTGAACATGGCGACGTGGAGACGTTTACCCATATCCATAACACCGACGGGGCTTACGCGGCTCGTATGCGGCGCTTCTCATCGTCCTCCTGA
- a CDS encoding PASTA domain-containing protein — translation MPSKNAGKLWSNRRLQIAVGVVAAFLLLYFLTDKIFMPLYTRQGSERPVPKLLGLTAGQARGVAQSVGFTIVEEPAKAGTGADPGTIIEQHPFAGAMAKPGRKIHIVPALEAMRGEVPDVVGLDLRDAQLRVRNVGLISGDTDVRYKFTDKTPKGTVVSQDPTPGKTAEPGTVVKITISMGPQPEHFFVPYMMEKPLADARTMLREAGLKMGKITRKETDQYASGTVIAQSLHSGDEVGRDTPVDIVVAVKPGTGPAPAASEAPPAPKPGKP, via the coding sequence ATGCCTTCTAAAAACGCCGGAAAACTTTGGAGCAACCGCCGCCTGCAGATTGCTGTGGGTGTGGTGGCTGCATTTTTGTTGTTGTACTTTCTCACCGACAAGATCTTCATGCCGCTCTACACGCGGCAGGGCAGCGAACGGCCTGTGCCCAAGCTACTGGGTCTGACGGCGGGACAGGCGCGCGGAGTCGCGCAATCGGTGGGCTTCACTATCGTCGAGGAGCCTGCGAAAGCAGGCACCGGCGCGGATCCCGGCACGATCATCGAACAGCATCCGTTCGCGGGCGCAATGGCCAAACCGGGGCGCAAAATCCACATCGTGCCCGCCCTCGAAGCCATGCGCGGCGAGGTTCCGGACGTGGTTGGCCTCGATCTGCGCGATGCTCAATTGCGAGTGCGCAATGTAGGATTGATCTCCGGTGACACCGATGTGAGGTACAAATTCACCGATAAGACTCCGAAGGGTACGGTGGTCTCGCAGGACCCCACGCCGGGCAAGACGGCGGAGCCGGGAACGGTGGTGAAGATTACCATCTCCATGGGGCCGCAGCCCGAGCATTTCTTTGTCCCCTACATGATGGAGAAGCCGCTGGCGGATGCGCGCACCATGCTGCGCGAGGCCGGTCTGAAGATGGGAAAGATCACGCGCAAGGAAACAGACCAGTATGCGTCCGGCACGGTAATCGCCCAATCTCTGCACTCCGGCGATGAGGTGGGACGGGACACGCCCGTGGACATCGTCGTGGCAGTGAAGCCCGGCACAGGACCGGCGCCGGCTGCCAGTGAAGCGCCACCCGCACCGAAGCCGGGAAAGCCATGA
- the rpe gene encoding ribulose-phosphate 3-epimerase, giving the protein MNLSEDAAKSASSMQQSAGRASGVNVRIAPSILAADFMHLADQVALAADGGADLLHCDVMDGHFVPNLTFGPPLIKQLHAITPLELDVHLMIEKPELSLEAYREAGAAAITVHQEVCPHLHRTLSHIRSLGALAGVAINPSTPVELLEPLLGSFDILLVMTVNPGFGGQKFISSMISKIIHADTWRKEGRAEFKLAVDGGIDTVTTPRVVEAGADMLVAGTSVFKGDVRTNLHLLRESASC; this is encoded by the coding sequence ATGAACCTTAGCGAGGACGCGGCGAAATCCGCGAGCAGTATGCAGCAGTCAGCAGGGCGCGCTTCGGGAGTGAACGTTCGCATTGCCCCATCTATTCTGGCGGCGGATTTCATGCATCTGGCCGATCAGGTGGCGCTGGCCGCCGATGGCGGCGCGGATCTGCTGCACTGTGACGTGATGGACGGCCATTTTGTGCCGAATTTGACATTCGGGCCGCCGCTGATTAAGCAGCTTCATGCGATCACGCCGCTCGAACTGGACGTGCATCTGATGATCGAAAAGCCCGAACTGTCCCTTGAGGCCTACCGCGAGGCGGGAGCGGCTGCGATTACGGTGCATCAGGAAGTCTGCCCGCATCTGCACCGCACCCTGAGCCATATTCGCTCGCTGGGCGCGCTGGCGGGCGTGGCCATCAATCCTTCCACCCCGGTAGAATTGCTCGAACCTCTGCTCGGCAGTTTCGATATTTTGCTGGTGATGACGGTCAATCCCGGCTTTGGCGGGCAGAAATTCATCTCTTCCATGATCTCCAAGATTATCCACGCCGACACATGGCGCAAAGAGGGCCGCGCCGAGTTCAAGCTGGCCGTGGACGGCGGCATCGACACCGTGACCACACCCCGCGTGGTGGAGGCCGGCGCCGACATGCTGGTGGCGGGGACATCGGTGTTCAAAGGGGATGTTCGCACCAACCTTCATCTGCTGCGCGAGTCGGCGTCATGCTGA
- a CDS encoding MBL fold metallo-hydrolase: MLKVLVKVVGDYQMNTIIVWDDVSKEAVWFDPGEGSEIMIDEIEGRGLTLKNIINTHGHLDHIAENALAKAHFEVPLLIHKADRRMLTSAAENLSILTDHEVISPDADGTLDEGDTVKIGDEVMQIFHVPGHTPGSLVFYHPGFLIAGDTIFRGSIGRTDFPRSSERDLLDNLRTKVLTLPDDTIIYSGHGPATTVGEERRTNPFLS, from the coding sequence ATGCTGAAGGTGCTGGTCAAGGTGGTCGGGGATTACCAGATGAACACGATCATCGTCTGGGACGACGTGTCGAAGGAGGCCGTGTGGTTTGATCCGGGCGAAGGCAGCGAGATCATGATCGACGAGATCGAAGGCCGCGGCTTGACCCTGAAGAACATCATCAACACCCACGGGCATCTCGACCACATTGCGGAAAACGCTCTGGCCAAGGCTCATTTCGAAGTGCCGCTGCTGATTCACAAGGCGGACCGCCGCATGCTCACCAGCGCCGCCGAGAACCTCTCGATTCTTACCGATCACGAAGTGATTTCGCCTGACGCCGACGGCACGCTGGACGAAGGCGATACCGTGAAGATCGGCGACGAGGTGATGCAGATCTTCCATGTGCCCGGGCACACCCCGGGATCCCTGGTGTTCTACCATCCGGGCTTTCTGATCGCGGGCGATACCATCTTTCGCGGCAGCATTGGCCGCACCGACTTCCCGCGTTCCAGCGAACGCGACCTGCTCGACAATCTCCGTACGAAAGTTCTCACCCTGCCTGATGACACGATCATCTACTCCGGCCACGGGCCGGCCACGACCGTCGGTGAAGAACGCCGCACGAACCCCTTCCTCTCCTGA
- a CDS encoding site-specific tyrosine recombinase — MTRSSTPATGRPRPSVKNAARTPSSPDYPGAREVRAYLSQMMYEANLRPLTRESYERDLRQFAEWLGKQALTFDKVNGLLLEEYLRDLGEKVVDVDTEECTKPSTLARHLSSLRGFFRWRALEDSSRVNPCENVEGPKLPQNLPGILSVDEVDRLIDSAEGDHPVLLRDRAMMEVAYSCGLRVSELVGLRRRQVQLDDEMLRVTGKGDKERIVPLGERAQEALKAYLYHGRDHIRGRGRDGAGRPLPAEAKDVLFLNQHGRPLTRFGFWRILRLYLDRCGIDKTRVHPHILRHTFATHLIEGGADLRVVQELLGHASISTTEIYTHLDRDYLRETIRTFHPRG; from the coding sequence ATGACACGATCATCTACTCCGGCCACGGGCCGGCCACGACCGTCGGTGAAGAACGCCGCACGAACCCCTTCCTCTCCTGATTATCCCGGCGCCCGAGAGGTCCGCGCGTATCTTTCCCAGATGATGTATGAGGCTAATCTGCGGCCGCTCACCCGTGAGAGCTATGAGCGGGATCTGCGGCAGTTTGCCGAATGGCTGGGGAAGCAAGCGCTGACGTTTGACAAGGTAAATGGGCTGCTGTTAGAAGAGTATTTGCGGGATCTGGGCGAGAAGGTCGTGGACGTGGATACGGAGGAATGCACCAAGCCGAGTACGCTGGCCCGGCATCTTTCTTCCCTGCGTGGTTTCTTCCGCTGGCGTGCCCTCGAAGATTCTTCCCGAGTCAATCCCTGCGAAAACGTCGAAGGCCCTAAGCTCCCGCAAAACCTGCCGGGAATTCTCTCTGTAGATGAGGTGGACCGGCTGATCGATTCGGCGGAAGGGGACCATCCCGTTTTGCTGCGGGATCGTGCCATGATGGAAGTGGCCTATTCCTGCGGGCTGCGGGTGTCGGAACTGGTGGGGCTGCGGCGGCGCCAAGTGCAACTCGACGACGAGATGCTGCGCGTGACGGGCAAAGGCGACAAAGAACGTATTGTTCCTCTTGGGGAGCGGGCGCAGGAGGCACTGAAAGCGTACCTGTATCATGGGCGAGACCACATTCGGGGCCGAGGCCGCGACGGCGCCGGCAGGCCGCTGCCCGCTGAAGCGAAGGACGTGCTGTTTCTCAATCAGCATGGCCGGCCCCTGACGCGCTTCGGGTTCTGGCGCATCTTGCGCCTCTACCTCGACCGCTGCGGGATTGACAAGACCCGCGTGCACCCGCATATTCTGCGGCACACGTTTGCCACCCACCTGATAGAAGGCGGCGCGGATCTGCGCGTGGTGCAGGAACTGCTGGGCCACGCCTCGATCTCGACCACGGAAATCTACACTCACCTCGATCGCGATTACCTTCGCGAGACTATTCGAACCTTCCATCCCCGCGGTTGA
- a CDS encoding site-2 protease family protein — protein MRNLSDILTLVPGFVFGLTLHEFSHAFVASRLGDPTAQRMGRLTLNPLAHLDLLGSVMLVAAGFGWAKPVPVDVNYLRSPRRDMALIAVAGPVSNIVLATACALLLRLLFMTGLFGDSTVASVALNVMIQAIQINVILAVFNIIPVPPLDGSRIVAGIVPEAWNHGYEQFERFGPLLLLGLVLIGSVTGVSILSRIIMPMASPIYKLVMLDWLFR, from the coding sequence TTGCGAAATCTCTCCGATATCTTAACTCTTGTTCCCGGTTTTGTCTTCGGTCTTACTCTGCATGAGTTCAGCCATGCCTTTGTCGCGTCGCGTCTGGGAGATCCCACGGCGCAGCGCATGGGACGGCTCACGCTGAATCCGCTGGCGCATCTCGACCTGCTCGGATCGGTGATGCTGGTTGCGGCGGGCTTCGGTTGGGCTAAGCCCGTGCCGGTTGATGTCAACTACCTTCGTTCGCCGCGCCGGGATATGGCGCTGATTGCGGTGGCCGGGCCGGTGTCCAACATTGTGCTGGCCACGGCGTGCGCTTTGCTCCTTCGTCTGCTCTTCATGACAGGCCTGTTCGGCGATTCCACTGTAGCGTCTGTGGCACTAAATGTGATGATTCAGGCGATTCAGATCAACGTCATTCTTGCGGTGTTCAACATTATTCCGGTTCCTCCGTTGGACGGATCCCGCATCGTGGCCGGCATTGTTCCGGAGGCATGGAACCACGGGTATGAGCAGTTCGAGCGGTTTGGTCCACTGCTGCTGCTGGGGCTGGTGCTGATCGGCAGCGTGACGGGAGTTTCGATTCTCTCGCGCATCATTATGCCGATGGCTTCACCCATCTATAAACTGGTGATGTTAGATTGGTTGTTCCGATAA